A single genomic interval of Candidatus Sysuiplasma acidicola harbors:
- a CDS encoding IS66 family transposase: MNRILNEEFAGRIEFLLSADEKKLRLSQDARQELLRKFREMIEMIRKLEKENQRLKEDLKKVRDDYEEYRHRHPETVGVKNGKAYAIPENAKDEGEGGNGTGRKPGAQPGHKPFFREKPAPDWTEELPVDVCPDCGSGELGAPSLRARTVEGITLPVHFAVEYLIQRRWCGTCRTFVESDVPDVLPGSRIDLRTMLVMTYMRIALRLPVQSVAEAMQRLFSFHVSEGEIIGVERKLADAFTDYYEQLLGDIRNAPVRHMDETTWRVDGENSWLWAFVTKWTVVYAIRKSRSHEVPLNILAEHVAGINITDRYRAYDTLAAKTGDLQSYCWSHVLGDAKELAEFYGEEGKRIHDTLHSIHEDAAKLKHMGNEYDVEAFVSRLKTLDVPYKSAQCARFVKNLIADREKLFLFVELDIESTNNRAERAIRPVVISRKISGGSRSDSGATMFEKLASIVQTMKLRDLNFLTDGMRILRTSHG; this comes from the coding sequence ATGAACCGGATTCTGAACGAAGAATTTGCAGGCAGGATTGAATTCCTTCTCTCCGCCGATGAGAAGAAGTTGAGACTCTCGCAGGATGCGAGACAGGAACTTCTCAGGAAGTTCCGTGAAATGATCGAGATGATCAGGAAGCTGGAGAAGGAGAATCAGAGACTCAAGGAGGATCTGAAGAAGGTACGTGACGATTACGAAGAGTACAGGCACCGCCATCCAGAGACAGTCGGCGTGAAGAACGGCAAGGCATACGCCATACCTGAGAACGCAAAGGATGAAGGCGAAGGCGGGAACGGGACCGGCAGGAAGCCGGGCGCTCAGCCCGGCCACAAACCGTTCTTCAGGGAAAAGCCGGCACCGGACTGGACGGAGGAACTGCCTGTCGATGTGTGTCCCGACTGCGGAAGCGGCGAACTCGGCGCGCCTTCACTGCGTGCAAGGACAGTGGAGGGCATCACACTGCCGGTGCACTTTGCAGTGGAGTATCTCATTCAGCGCAGATGGTGCGGCACATGCCGCACTTTTGTCGAGTCCGATGTGCCCGATGTACTGCCAGGGTCCAGGATTGACCTGAGGACGATGCTCGTCATGACATACATGCGCATCGCACTCAGGCTTCCGGTGCAGTCCGTCGCAGAGGCGATGCAGCGACTCTTCTCATTCCATGTCTCAGAAGGCGAAATCATAGGCGTGGAGAGGAAACTCGCTGACGCGTTCACAGACTACTACGAACAGCTGCTCGGGGACATACGCAATGCGCCTGTCCGCCACATGGACGAAACCACATGGCGTGTCGACGGCGAGAACAGCTGGTTATGGGCATTCGTCACAAAGTGGACCGTTGTCTATGCAATAAGGAAGAGCAGGAGTCATGAGGTGCCGCTCAACATACTCGCAGAACATGTTGCCGGCATCAACATCACTGACCGTTACAGGGCATACGACACGCTCGCCGCAAAGACGGGCGACCTGCAGTCATACTGCTGGTCGCATGTTCTCGGCGATGCGAAGGAACTGGCGGAGTTCTACGGCGAGGAGGGAAAGCGCATACACGACACGCTCCATTCCATACATGAAGATGCAGCGAAACTGAAACACATGGGAAATGAATATGATGTCGAGGCATTCGTATCGAGACTGAAAACACTCGACGTGCCGTACAAATCGGCACAGTGTGCCAGGTTCGTGAAGAACCTCATAGCAGACAGGGAAAAGCTGTTCCTGTTCGTCGAACTGGACATAGAGAGCACGAACAACCGTGCCGAGAGGGCAATAAGACCGGTTGTCATCTCGAGGAAGATATCTGGAGGCAGCCGCTCAGACAGCGGCGCCACCATGTTCGAGAAACTCGCGAGTATCGTACAGACGATGAAGCTCAGGGATCTCAATTTCCTCACAGACGGCATGAGAATACTGCGGACATCACACGGGTGA
- a CDS encoding 50S ribosomal protein L15e: MYAHISSYRKNSFNKALGRTEWERLIRWRKEENYRTIEHPTRLDRARSLGYKAKQGVTLVRVRVRRGGLRKRRIAKGRRAKRKGILRITMKKNTQRMAEERVGKRYPNMEVLNSYPVGQDGMHRWFEVILVDPYSPSVQSDRHLNWLSNQTHSSRAFRGLTSAGKKGRGLRWRGKGVEKVRPSVRANDRKGK; this comes from the coding sequence ATGTATGCTCACATATCTTCCTATCGCAAGAACAGCTTCAACAAGGCACTCGGCAGGACTGAGTGGGAGAGGCTGATACGCTGGCGCAAAGAGGAAAATTACAGAACCATTGAACATCCGACAAGACTCGACAGGGCACGCTCCCTCGGCTATAAGGCCAAGCAGGGTGTTACGCTGGTCAGGGTCAGGGTACGCAGAGGCGGACTCAGAAAGAGAAGGATAGCCAAGGGGCGCAGGGCGAAGAGAAAGGGTATACTGCGCATCACCATGAAGAAGAATACACAGAGAATGGCTGAGGAGCGTGTAGGAAAGAGATACCCTAACATGGAAGTTCTCAATTCCTACCCCGTAGGTCAGGACGGCATGCACCGTTGGTTCGAGGTCATACTCGTCGACCCATACAGCCCGTCTGTTCAGAGCGACAGGCATCTCAACTGGCTTTCAAACCAGACACATTCCAGCAGGGCCTTCCGCGGCCTGACTTCCGCCGGCAAGAAAGGAAGGGGACTGCGCTGGCGGGGCAAGGGCGTCGAGAAGGTCAGACCTTCCGTAAGGGCCAACGACAGGAAGGGTAAGTAA
- a CDS encoding MFS transporter — translation MGAVSSDSGRYNWFYSFFLTNVPNGGTAPLIPLFLVVAFSGTVLQVGLVTAATSVASIPAFIVWGNLSDHLHMRRVFIIEGFAGLAVSMLVMAFSVNFLMFFIANFLLGLLYTASAPAATALLIEQTPRELWSTMLGKFSRLGGAGYLAGLLLGALWFEALPSTAFDMRLFFTTVGIIAVAGTFLAVFQIKEKRGETRSGRKGNHWNTIATVPLGLNERAKYLPSRIGSFARLATPTSGERAELGRRLMIYYLVTILISTGFTSFYAVYPNYLVDYLGPRYGIREPSVFIIYIGSSLASTLSYGAVSKFSSAIGEKKLQATALAARVLLIPSFFAAPFFLHSSSEVFISMLGLNAAMGLCWAVISVTGQSIVAGMAGPHTRGEAIGLYNSSLGIGAISGALTAGLITELSGYFTDFLFSSLSIVSGMLVLAGLDVRSARVAPASKTEENRRKGLMKRIRLMIGMN, via the coding sequence ATGGGTGCAGTGAGCTCTGACTCCGGGCGTTATAACTGGTTTTATTCATTTTTCCTGACGAATGTACCAAATGGCGGTACTGCCCCGCTGATACCGTTGTTCCTTGTGGTCGCGTTTTCAGGCACAGTCTTGCAGGTCGGACTCGTCACCGCAGCGACTTCAGTTGCGTCCATTCCTGCATTTATAGTCTGGGGCAATCTTTCAGATCACCTTCACATGAGGAGGGTTTTCATCATCGAAGGGTTTGCAGGCCTCGCCGTATCCATGCTTGTTATGGCGTTCAGCGTTAACTTCCTCATGTTCTTCATAGCGAACTTTCTCCTTGGCCTGCTCTACACTGCCAGCGCTCCGGCGGCCACAGCACTGCTCATAGAACAAACGCCGCGTGAGCTTTGGTCAACAATGCTGGGCAAGTTCAGCAGACTAGGTGGTGCAGGTTATCTGGCGGGCCTGCTTCTTGGAGCACTCTGGTTCGAGGCATTGCCATCAACCGCATTCGACATGCGCCTGTTTTTCACTACTGTCGGCATCATAGCGGTTGCCGGCACATTCCTCGCTGTTTTTCAGATAAAAGAGAAGCGCGGTGAGACTCGTAGCGGACGCAAAGGCAACCACTGGAACACGATTGCAACTGTTCCGCTCGGTCTGAACGAACGGGCGAAATATCTTCCTTCGCGGATTGGCTCTTTTGCCAGGCTCGCGACTCCGACATCGGGGGAGAGAGCCGAGCTCGGACGGAGGCTCATGATCTATTATCTCGTCACCATACTAATATCCACAGGCTTTACGAGCTTCTACGCTGTGTATCCTAACTATCTGGTCGATTATCTGGGTCCCAGATACGGCATCAGGGAACCCTCGGTTTTCATCATCTATATCGGAAGCTCGCTTGCGTCGACGCTCAGTTACGGTGCAGTTTCAAAATTTTCTTCCGCCATCGGAGAGAAGAAGCTGCAGGCCACTGCCCTTGCAGCACGCGTCCTGCTCATACCGTCATTCTTCGCAGCGCCTTTTTTTCTTCACAGCAGTTCTGAAGTTTTTATATCCATGCTTGGGCTGAATGCAGCGATGGGCCTCTGCTGGGCCGTAATAAGTGTAACGGGACAATCCATCGTTGCCGGTATGGCCGGACCACATACAAGAGGAGAGGCGATAGGACTGTATAACTCGTCCCTCGGAATAGGTGCCATATCCGGAGCACTGACTGCAGGACTGATTACCGAATTGTCCGGATATTTCACCGACTTCCTCTTCTCATCGCTTTCCATTGTGTCAGGCATGCTTGTCCTGGCAGGATTGGACGTGCGATCTGCGAGAGTTGCTCCAGCAAGCAAGACGGAAGAGAACAGGCGCAAAGGACTGATGAAGCGCATCAGACTGATGATAGGAATGAATTAA